Part of the Listeria innocua genome is shown below.
ACGACGACAAGCGGAAAAAACTTTCCTGTTGATATAGCAGTGACTTATTCATTTTTCCAGAATGAGAAGGAGTTAAAGGCTGCTGCGAACAATCTAGCAAATGAAAACATTAGTGACTTCAGATATAAAGATCATCAAGTAAAAACAAATAAAGACACAATCGAATCAAATGCTGGCTCGCTTTATATCAATAATCAGTCCGTAACGCTAGATGGTGATTTAAAGTATATTAAAACAAATAAAGATAAAACTAAAAAACAAGCTGGTAGTTTAGAAGGATTTTTCGGCTATCAAAATACATTTTTCACGATAATTATTGTACTTTCTCTTGGAATTATTGGTGTTTTATTCATCTTTGGATACCGGCTTTATATGAAAAAATATATGAAATGAGGTGAAATAAATGGTTGTTGCAGATTATTTAGCATTATTCGCGGTGGTTTGTATCTGGGGACTTTTACTAATTAATATTGTATTAATCGTTGCGGGATATATCTATTATTTGAAAAACGAAGCGCGTAAGGTGCCTGAAATACCAGCGGAAGTACCATTTGTTTCTGTCATGGTGCCGGCCCATAATGAAGGAAAAGTAATCGTGAAGACCGTAGAATCGCTACTGGCTTTTGATTATCCGGTCGATCGTTACGAAATTATTGTCATTAATGATAATTCGTCTGATAATAGCGCAGAACTTCTAGCAGCTATTCAAGCAAAAAATCCAACCCGTCAGTTAAAAATAATTAATACTGATAACGTAACGGGCGGAAAAGGAAAATCGAACGCCCTCAATATCGGATTTGCGGAAAGTCGCGGCGAACTGGTGGCAATTTATGATGCCGATAATACGCCAGAACGACAAGCGCTACGAATTCTTGTCGGCGAGATTACCAATGATGCAAAACTCGGTGCGGTCATTGGTAAATTCAGAACGCGGAATCGAAATGCGAGCTGGTTAACGCGATTTATCAATATCGAAACATTAAGCTTTCAGTGGATGGCTCAGGCTGGTCGATGGGCGCTATTCAAACTGTGCACCATTCCCGGTACCAATTTTATTGTAAGAAGATCGCTCCTAGAAGAAATTGGTGGTTGGGATGTGAAAGCTGTCGCTGAGGATACCGAGATTAGTTTTCGGATTTATATGATGGGATACCGCATCAAATTTCAAGCGAAGGCAGTTACTTGGGAGCAAGAAC
Proteins encoded:
- a CDS encoding glycosyltransferase family 2 protein; the protein is MVVADYLALFAVVCIWGLLLINIVLIVAGYIYYLKNEARKVPEIPAEVPFVSVMVPAHNEGKVIVKTVESLLAFDYPVDRYEIIVINDNSSDNSAELLAAIQAKNPTRQLKIINTDNVTGGKGKSNALNIGFAESRGELVAIYDADNTPERQALRILVGEITNDAKLGAVIGKFRTRNRNASWLTRFINIETLSFQWMAQAGRWALFKLCTIPGTNFIVRRSLLEEIGGWDVKAVAEDTEISFRIYMMGYRIKFQAKAVTWEQEPQTLPVWFKQRSRWAKGNIYVILKNVPLLFKREGRRVRFDILYFLSIYFLLLTSLIVSDVLLVLYALGLVHTTLAGLSGALWLLAILLFVAGTFITLTTEKGEISFSNLLFIMLMYVTYCQLWMVVAAYGFFIFLKDTVLKRETKWYKTERF